The following are from one region of the Methanomassiliicoccales archaeon LGM-DZ1 genome:
- the serA gene encoding phosphoglycerate dehydrogenase — translation MAKILVSDKLSKDGLDILEASGMPVVMKTGMTEDELCKEIVDYDALIIRSGTKVTKKVIDSARKLKVIGRAGVGVDNVDVPYATEKGILVMNTPTANILSAAEHTCGMILAMARNIPAAHMSMHQGKWDRSKFTGVELNGKVLGIIGVGRVGGEVAKRLKPFNMTMIGYDPFLPKVVADEIGVRLTTLEEVLQKSDFMTIHTPLLPSTKNMISTEQFKMMKPNARLANVARGGIVDEDALYNALKDHTIAGAAFDVWCSEPLDESEKKLLELDNLVTTPHLGASTVEAQERVAVDIAHAAVKYLKDGIITNAINAPRGKLTPETEPYVPLAENMGSLIRQLGGDAPISSVEVSYYGGLAQTDSKLLTVSAVKGIIKGIVGEDGANIINALPVAKSKGIEVKETKIDKFENYANMIEVKTVSGGRTITVRGTAFGSEARLVNYNGYRFNVPLSGDLVFVTYPDVKGVVGRIGAAAADAGIDIREMAVSTKENDSTALTVLVLGSAPGKETVARIAAAAGGDAKCAEL, via the coding sequence ATGGCAAAGATTCTTGTTTCGGATAAGCTCAGCAAAGACGGCCTGGACATCCTCGAGGCGTCCGGGATGCCGGTGGTCATGAAGACCGGCATGACCGAGGACGAGCTCTGCAAGGAGATCGTCGACTACGATGCCCTCATCATCAGGTCGGGCACCAAGGTGACCAAGAAGGTCATCGACTCTGCCAGGAAGCTGAAGGTCATCGGCCGCGCCGGCGTGGGCGTCGACAACGTCGACGTCCCCTACGCGACCGAGAAAGGTATCCTCGTGATGAACACCCCCACCGCGAACATCCTCTCGGCGGCGGAGCACACCTGCGGCATGATCCTCGCCATGGCCAGGAACATCCCCGCGGCCCACATGTCCATGCACCAGGGGAAATGGGACAGGTCCAAGTTCACCGGCGTCGAGCTGAACGGCAAGGTCCTCGGCATCATCGGCGTCGGCCGCGTCGGCGGAGAGGTCGCGAAGAGGCTGAAGCCCTTCAACATGACCATGATCGGCTACGACCCCTTCCTGCCCAAGGTGGTCGCGGACGAGATCGGCGTCAGGCTGACCACCCTCGAGGAGGTCCTCCAGAAGTCCGACTTCATGACCATCCACACCCCCCTGCTGCCCAGCACCAAGAACATGATCTCCACTGAGCAGTTCAAGATGATGAAGCCCAACGCGCGCCTCGCCAACGTGGCCCGCGGCGGCATCGTCGACGAGGATGCGCTCTACAACGCCCTGAAGGACCATACCATCGCCGGCGCGGCCTTCGATGTCTGGTGCAGCGAGCCCCTCGACGAGTCCGAGAAGAAGCTCCTCGAGCTCGACAACCTGGTCACCACCCCCCACCTCGGAGCCTCTACTGTCGAGGCGCAGGAGAGGGTCGCCGTCGACATCGCCCATGCGGCGGTCAAGTACCTCAAGGACGGGATCATCACCAACGCCATCAACGCGCCCCGCGGGAAGCTCACCCCCGAGACCGAGCCCTACGTCCCCCTGGCGGAGAACATGGGCTCCCTCATCAGGCAGCTCGGCGGCGACGCCCCCATCAGCTCGGTCGAGGTCTCCTATTACGGCGGCCTCGCCCAGACCGACAGCAAGCTCCTGACCGTCTCCGCGGTCAAGGGGATCATCAAAGGCATCGTGGGCGAGGACGGGGCCAACATCATCAACGCCCTCCCCGTGGCCAAGTCCAAGGGCATCGAGGTCAAGGAGACCAAGATCGACAAGTTCGAGAACTACGCCAACATGATCGAGGTCAAGACCGTCTCCGGCGGCAGGACGATCACCGTCCGCGGCACCGCCTTCGGGTCCGAGGCCAGGCTCGTCAACTACAACGGCTACAGGTTCAACGTGCCCCTGTCCGGCGACCTGGTGTTCGTGACCTACCCCGACGTCAAGGGCGTCGTCGGCAGGATCGGCGCCGCCGCGGCCGACGCCGGCATCGACATCAGGGAGATGGCCGTCTCCACCAAGGAGAACGACAGCACCGCCCTGACCGTCCTCGTCCTGGGCTCCGCCCCCGGGAAGGAGACCGTGGCCCGCATCGCGGCGGCCGCCGGCGGGGAC
- a CDS encoding pyridoxal phosphate-dependent aminotransferase encodes MVSVSDRVQKIPASGTIAIGNLVSELKAQGIDIVSFSMGEPDFTTPANIVDAAKSALDSGFTHYTPSTGIPELKEAIAKTARARNGMNVSSMNVLVTPCKHAIFMTALAFLNPGDEVILPDPGWVTYEADIKLCGAKPVYVPLEYDDGFILDPRRVEEAVTPKTKMIILNTPANPTGCVMPEKQVREIAEIAEKHDLIVLADEIYEQIIYSGKHFSIASVPGMLDRTVTVSGLSKTYAMTGWRVGWAVSSVNNIAALNKLQSHSISCCVSFAQKGAVEALDGDQSSIRKMTDEFRTRRDLALDLLEEVPRVECQKPEGAFYLFPRYDADIHSVDLAKKMLKDAHVAVTPGAAFGPHGEGFFRISYATGEDQIREGISRMKKFMSEL; translated from the coding sequence ATGGTCAGCGTATCGGACAGGGTACAGAAGATCCCGGCCTCGGGCACAATCGCAATCGGAAACTTAGTCAGCGAGCTCAAGGCTCAGGGCATCGACATCGTCTCCTTCTCGATGGGGGAGCCGGATTTCACCACTCCTGCCAACATCGTGGACGCGGCCAAATCCGCTCTCGACAGCGGGTTCACCCACTACACTCCCAGCACCGGCATCCCTGAGCTGAAGGAGGCCATCGCTAAGACCGCACGTGCCAGGAACGGTATGAACGTCTCTTCCATGAACGTGCTCGTGACCCCGTGCAAGCATGCCATCTTCATGACCGCCCTCGCCTTCCTGAACCCCGGGGACGAGGTCATCCTCCCGGACCCCGGCTGGGTCACCTATGAGGCGGACATCAAGCTGTGCGGCGCCAAGCCCGTCTACGTCCCCCTGGAATACGACGACGGCTTCATCCTCGACCCCCGCAGGGTGGAAGAGGCCGTCACGCCGAAGACCAAGATGATCATCCTCAACACCCCTGCCAACCCCACCGGGTGCGTCATGCCCGAGAAGCAGGTCAGGGAGATCGCCGAGATCGCCGAGAAGCACGACCTCATCGTGCTCGCCGACGAGATCTACGAGCAGATCATCTACTCCGGGAAGCATTTCTCCATCGCGTCCGTCCCCGGCATGCTCGACCGCACAGTCACGGTCTCCGGCCTCTCCAAGACCTATGCCATGACCGGATGGAGGGTGGGCTGGGCCGTCTCGAGCGTCAACAACATCGCCGCCCTCAACAAGCTGCAGTCCCACTCCATCTCCTGCTGCGTCTCCTTCGCCCAGAAGGGCGCTGTCGAGGCCCTCGACGGCGACCAGTCGTCCATCAGGAAGATGACCGACGAGTTCAGGACCAGGCGCGACCTTGCGCTCGACCTCCTGGAGGAGGTCCCCCGCGTGGAGTGCCAGAAGCCGGAAGGAGCGTTCTACCTCTTCCCCCGCTACGATGCCGACATCCACTCCGTGGACCTCGCCAAGAAGATGCTCAAGGACGCCCATGTGGCGGTCACCCCCGGAGCGGCATTCGGGCCCCACGGCGAAGGGTTCTTCAGGATATCCTACGCCACCGGCGAGGACCAGATCCGCGAGGGCATCTCCCGCATGAAGAAGTTCATGTCCGAGCTCTGA
- a CDS encoding formate--phosphoribosylaminoimidazolecarboxamide ligase, protein MVPRKKIDEILDGYDLGNLTIATLCSHSSLQIFHGAKKFGFKTIGLVTRDNEKIYDAFPLAKPDKFYKYQDYDEMIERKDELLDENVVLIPHGSFVEYMGHKAFEEFEVPSYGNRAVLGWESDRDKQREWITSAGAPMPKLITDAREIKEPVMVKYHGAKGGRGFFIAKDYPDFKQGIDTSQPYTIQEYCLGTRYYLHFFYDPLKTDGYRIKQGGSLELLSMDRRDESNIDEMYKLGSIEDAKKHGIYPSFVVTGNTPVVIRESLLPKAFKMAEDIVNRSYELFGGMWGPFCLETVVNDKLEFRIFEISTRIVAGTNPFINGSPYAEMIYPGLSTGGRLAMEIRDANAAGHIKDIMS, encoded by the coding sequence ATGGTTCCAAGAAAGAAGATCGACGAGATCCTCGACGGCTATGACCTCGGGAATCTGACCATAGCCACCCTTTGTTCCCACTCGTCGCTGCAGATCTTCCACGGAGCGAAGAAGTTCGGGTTCAAGACGATAGGGCTCGTCACCAGGGACAACGAGAAGATATACGACGCCTTCCCCCTTGCGAAGCCCGACAAATTCTACAAGTACCAGGATTACGACGAGATGATCGAGCGCAAGGACGAGCTGCTCGACGAAAACGTCGTCCTCATCCCCCACGGGTCGTTCGTGGAGTACATGGGCCACAAGGCGTTCGAGGAGTTCGAGGTCCCCTCGTACGGCAACCGCGCCGTTCTCGGATGGGAGTCCGACAGGGACAAGCAGAGGGAGTGGATCACCTCCGCCGGCGCGCCCATGCCCAAGCTCATCACCGACGCCAGGGAGATCAAGGAGCCGGTGATGGTGAAGTATCACGGCGCCAAAGGCGGCCGCGGCTTCTTCATCGCCAAGGACTACCCCGACTTCAAGCAGGGGATCGACACCAGCCAGCCCTACACGATCCAGGAGTACTGCCTCGGAACCAGGTATTACCTCCACTTCTTCTACGACCCCCTCAAGACCGACGGGTACCGGATAAAGCAGGGCGGATCGCTGGAGCTCCTCTCCATGGACAGGAGGGACGAGTCCAACATCGATGAGATGTACAAGCTCGGCAGCATCGAGGACGCGAAGAAGCACGGGATCTACCCCAGCTTCGTCGTCACCGGCAACACCCCGGTCGTCATCAGGGAGTCCCTGCTGCCCAAGGCGTTCAAGATGGCCGAGGACATCGTCAACAGGTCCTACGAGCTGTTCGGCGGCATGTGGGGCCCGTTCTGCCTCGAGACCGTCGTCAACGACAAGCTGGAGTTCAGGATCTTCGAGATCTCCACCAGGATCGTCGCCGGCACCAACCCGTTCATCAACGGGTCCCCGTACGCCGAGATGATCTACCCCGGCCTCAGCACCGGCGGCAGGCTCGCCATGGAGATCAGGGACGCGAACGCGGCCGGGCACATCAAGGACATAATGTCCTGA
- a CDS encoding aminotransferase class V-fold PLP-dependent enzyme codes for MSRKLFTVGPVNVPDDVLKAMDRPMITHRSSEYKQLHADIEEKLHKALGTDNDIFMVAGSATVLLEGAARNGIREHSLGLTSGSFGDRSIEVATTNGRKVDVVRVPMGKAVKPADIEGKVGKDIEAVHWVSNESSTGVYCDNAALAEEVRSQNPDALVMIDAVTSMFAMDLDWKRTQPDSVVFGSQKDLALPPGLAFVVVSPEFMKKSESMENKGFYTDFVKLKEKNDENYALTTPPVSIMFGLDYQLDKMLKEGMAARYRRHREMGDLLRAWAKEKLEGIFPEEGYQSDSLAVIKKGDLDFDAFHKVIKSRGYEISNGYGDIKKQTFRVGTMGDLTPADIRSLIGVMDEALEEVKQ; via the coding sequence ATGAGCAGGAAATTATTCACCGTCGGTCCGGTCAACGTCCCGGACGACGTTCTCAAGGCAATGGACAGGCCGATGATCACCCACCGCTCCTCGGAGTACAAGCAGCTGCACGCCGACATCGAGGAGAAGCTCCACAAGGCCCTCGGGACCGACAACGACATCTTCATGGTCGCCGGGTCCGCGACCGTCCTCCTCGAAGGGGCGGCCAGGAACGGCATCAGGGAGCACTCCCTCGGGCTCACCTCCGGGTCCTTCGGCGACAGGTCCATCGAGGTCGCCACCACCAACGGCCGCAAGGTCGACGTGGTCAGGGTCCCCATGGGCAAGGCCGTCAAGCCCGCCGACATCGAAGGCAAGGTCGGCAAGGACATCGAGGCCGTCCACTGGGTGAGCAACGAGTCGTCCACCGGCGTCTACTGCGACAATGCCGCCCTGGCGGAAGAGGTCAGGTCCCAGAACCCCGACGCCCTCGTGATGATCGACGCCGTTACCTCCATGTTCGCCATGGACCTGGACTGGAAGCGCACCCAGCCCGACTCCGTCGTCTTCGGCTCCCAGAAGGACCTCGCGCTCCCGCCCGGGCTGGCCTTCGTGGTCGTCTCCCCCGAGTTCATGAAGAAGTCCGAGTCCATGGAGAACAAGGGCTTCTACACCGACTTCGTGAAGCTCAAGGAGAAGAACGACGAGAACTACGCGCTCACCACCCCTCCTGTGTCCATCATGTTCGGCCTGGACTACCAGCTCGACAAGATGCTGAAGGAGGGCATGGCGGCCCGCTACCGGAGGCACCGCGAGATGGGCGACCTCCTGAGGGCATGGGCCAAGGAGAAACTGGAGGGCATCTTCCCCGAGGAAGGCTACCAGTCGGACTCCCTCGCCGTCATAAAGAAAGGGGACCTGGACTTCGATGCCTTCCACAAGGTCATCAAGTCCAGGGGATACGAGATCTCCAACGGATACGGGGATATCAAGAAGCAGACGTTCAGGGTCGGCACCATGGGGGACCTCACCCCCGCCGACATCAGGTCGCTCATCGGCGTGATGGACGAAGCTCTCGAGGAAGTGAAGCAGTAA